TTTTACCACCTCTATAATCTCTGCTTTTTCTTCTGCCGTTAGTCTCATATATTTTTTAAATTGAGGGGTTAATCCAACAGATTTAAGCTTTTTTTTACAATGTCATAACGAATAACCAAATCGGCCAAAGACTCCTTCAATACGGTATTTTCTCTGCGTAAATCTTTGACTTGCTCACTGGTAGCTTCTCTTGTTTCGTTACCCGAAAGACGTTTCTTTCCTGCTTCAATGAACTCTTTACTCCATTTGTAATAAGTAGCTTCGCTGATGCCATATTTTCTGCACAGCTCTGCTACACTGAGCTCTGCACGTAAGCCTTCCATGACGATTAAAATCTTTTGTTCTGCATTGTACACTTGGCGTGTATTACGGCGAACTTCTTTAATAAGCTTTTCGCTTTTTGTTTGTTTTTTTACCATGTTCTAAGTGGTTTTTGTAAAGTTAGTTTTTTCTTTTTTTAACTATACTATTTTTAACCTAAACTGGTAAACTTTTTGCTGACGATTTACAGGTAGGGGTGCTATGGAGCTTTATGATGTTTTATCTCAAGTTGACTTTATTACGGGAACATTTAGTAAAACATTGGCTAATATAGGTGGTTTTTTTGTTTCAAATAATCCTGATATAGTATCTTATTTACGGTATCAATCCAGACAATACGCTTTTTCTGCTTCTGCCCCAGCAAGTGTTATTGGTGTAAAAAAAGCACTTGATTTAATTGATGAGGAACCTCATTGGAGAAATAAAATATGGGAAAATATAAACTATCTAAAAAAAGGGTTTGAAACTTTAGGATTAAACATAGGTACAACAGAGTCTGCGATTATACCTGTTAAAATTGGAAATGTTGAGAAAAACAGTTTGGTAGGTAAAATGCTGTTAGAAAATGGAATTTATACTAATCCAATTATGTATCCTGCTGTTTCCTTAAAGGATTCTAGGATAAGAATGAGTGTACTAGCTACGCATACTTTTGAACACCTAGATAAAGTTTTGAACACATTTGAACATATTGATAAAAAAATTAAAATATCTAAGTGATTTTTTAAAAAAGATGGAGAAAAAAAATCAAGAAAAAAGAAAAAGATATTCTGGATCTATTAGAGATAAAGCAAGAACTCAAAAAAACCTTATTGAAGCCGTTGGTAAAGTATTAGAAAGTCAGGGTTATACAGGTTTAAAGAGTGCTAAGAATATTGCAGATGTTGCTGGAGTTGATAAAAGACTTATATGGACTTATTTTAATGGAGTCGAAAACTTAGTAGAAGAATATATAAAAAAGAATGAATTTTGGAAAGAAGGACTTTCAAATGAATTGCTTAATAGACTTTTGACTAAGGCAGAAGATTTAGATAATGAAAAAATGATTTTTCTTTTGAAAAGCCACTTTGAGAAATTCAGAGATGATACGGCTCTACAAAAAATAATCACTTGGGAAATTAGTGAAGAAAATGAGATGTTAAGAAAGGTAGCCGACCGTAGAGAGCAGCTTGGTGAACAGCTATTTTCTTTAATAGACGAAAAATTTGCTAAATCTAACATAGATATTAGAGGTGTTGTTGCTTTATTATTAGGAGGAACATATTATCTTAATCTACACGCTAAAGCTAATGGTAGTTTATTTTGTGGTATTGATTTGAATACAGAGGAAGGAAAAAATTCAATCTTAAATGCTATCGAATTCACCGTAAATTCTTCTTTTGATAAATTAAAATAACATAATGGCAGAGTTTTGTAAAGAATGTGCTCGTAAAATAGGAGTCTCTTTTGATGGTTATCCTGTGTTTTGTGAAGGGTGTGGCATTTATATTGAACACTCGCCACTTAAACAGTACATTATGAATCAAATAGATATGTTTATAAAACTTATCAAACAATAAATATTAAAATCCGACTTTGCTTGCATCTTGTAAAGTCGGATTTTTTTTTTACATCTTAAACTTTCTACCAAGTGGTGTTATCTCTTTTTTCGGAGGTTGAACGGTTTCGTCTTTAATTTTTGGTGCTTCTTGGCTTTCATCTAATGATTTGTCAGTATTTTCACCTATCGACAAATGAATTTTCCGTTCAATAGAGATCAGTTCATTTTTAAGCTCCGAGAGTTCCTTTTCTTTACTCCATTTACTATTTACCACTTGTTGAAGTATTGGTAAGTCTTCAGTAATTTTTTTAAGCTCTTTTTCATTATCATTAATAAGGTTTGGAATCTTTTCCAAAGCCTTAATAAAGCTCATTGCGGCCAATTTGGGATCTTGTGCCAGTTTTCCGTTGTTATGCGTATAACGAATGCCACCTTCTCCTTTCACAAAGAAACGATTTTGACGAATGTCCACCCCTTCTTTTATCGTGAGTTCTGTTTTAACCAAAACTTGAAAACCATATATATTCCCAAGCTCTTCATAATCGCCTTTTGTTCGTGCTTTTTTAGCATAGGCAGTTAGTTTTTCGCCTAATTGTTCCAAACTTGCACCTTGTGATATTCCATCTAATTGCAAAGCATTAACAAAATCTCCATTGGGCAGTTTCTTGGCTCTTGCATTGAAATTATCCCAATCTGTTTTTAATCTCATCAACCTATTCTCTGCAGCTTCTTTATTTTCTACTAATGTTTCCAACTTAAATCGTGAGGAAGATTTATTTCGCATAAAAGCCTGGCGTTCGCTTTCCAAAGCGGTTATTTTCTTTTCCACTTTAGCTTTATCCAATAAATCGGTATTTCCAGAAAGAATTGCTACATATTCTGAAAAATTCATTCCAGACTGTTCGTCCATACTCCCTTCATCAATGGTTCGTTTCCCTAGTTTATTGGATTTAAGTTGGTCGATAAAGAGTTGTTTATTGAAAAGTAGATTGAATTTATAAGAATCCAGAGATTTTTCCACAGCATAGATGATTACATCCACTTTGTTGCCTGCAAAATATTTAGCCACTTCATTCCCTTTTCGTATGGCTCTACCATCTCGTTGTTGTAAATCACTAGGTCTCCAGGGCGTATCCAGATGATGAACAGCTACGGCTCTTTTTTGAGCATTGACACCTGTACCGAGCATATCGGTAGAACCAAATAGCACACGGATTTTCCCCTCATTGGTATCGGCGATGAGCTTTTTTCGTAATTTATCGTTTTTAGCTTCTTGGATAAAACGAATCTCTTGTGGCGGAATGCCGTAATCTTCTACCAATTTTCGTTTAATTTCAGAGTAAGGATTCCATTCATTAGGTTTGTAAGTTCCTAAATCTGAAAACACAAACTGCGTCCCCTTTTGAGCCTTGTATTTTTCGTAATATTCATAGATTTTCTTAGCACAATGAGAGGCTTTATTATCAGGGTGGTCATCATATTTACTATCAACCAATCGCATGTCTAATGACATCTTTCGTGCATAATCTGTTGCAATTAGCATTTTAGCTTTTTCCTCTCGTTGAGACAGGGGTTCTCTTCCTAGTAATGAAGCATCTCCATTTTGAGCAAATTTCATTAATTTTTCAATAAAAACTTCTTGCTCGGGGGTAGGTGGAATATTATATAAAATCTCATTTTTTTCAGGACGGTCGATACCGATATCCTTGGCGGTTCGATAGTCTGTGATTTCCGAATAAAATTGTGCTAATTCTGGAACTTTGATAAAATAGCGGAAGCGTTCTTTTTGTACAATATTATTCGCCACTGAAAATTCGTAATCAGTAGTTTTACGAGCATAGATAGCTGCCCAAGCATCAAAACAAGTAATACCTTGTTTCTCTAGTGCTTTGGGACGTAGATATTTGAATAGTAAATAAAGTTCCGTTAAGGAGTTAGAGATGGTAGTACCCGAGAGAAAGGTAGCTCCTAAGTCTTTACCAGACCTTTTTTGAATGGTGCGAATGGCAAACAATAAATTTATTGCCTTTTGGCTACCTTGCATATTTCCAAGCCCTGCTACGCGATCATGTCGTGTATTGAACATCAGGTTTTTAAACTTATGGCTCTCATCAACCAACAAATGATCAATTCCCATCATTTGAAAATCGACAATATCATCCTTACGATTTTCAATATCGTGGCGTATGGTTTTTAGTTTAACTTCTAAGTTTTCTTTTCATCCAACAAATAGTCAAATTTGAAAAAAAAGTGGAATTTTCTTTATTTTATAGAAAAGAAGATTTGCTTTTATTTTTTAAATCAATAAATTCGTAACTTGGCTTAGGGATAAATAAATCAATATTAATTGTTTCTATTTTATCCATTGTTGCATTAATGGCATGTTCAGATTCATCAATGCCAATCCAATATCTTCCATTATTATGAGCTGCTTTTAATGTTGTTCCAGATCCACAAAAACAATCTAAGACAATACTTCCTTTTTGAGAAGAAGTCCGAACAATTAAATCTAATAAATCTAAATTCTTCTCGGTGGGATAAGTAGGATATTGAGGATCTTTATATTCCCAAATATCTTGAACTCTTTTTCCCTCTCGTTCATCTGCAAAAATAATCTTTCTAGGGTTTCCTGTTCTAGACCATTCAATCAATCCCTCCTTATCCCATTCTTCTAAAGTTTCGATATCTGTTCTCCAATGTCTTCCTTTAGGAGGCATAATACCTTTGAATAGTTGGTTCGATTTCCCTTTTTCTGTTTCCCCAGGAGCATGAATTGGTACTGTAGTATAACGTCTACCTTGTTCGTTTTTTTTAGGAAATAGCTTTTCTAAATCTTTATCTGTATATTTTTCTCTAGGCTCATTCCAAATAGGCTTATCTGACTTCGAATAAAATAGTATCAGATCTTTCATATTTCCATAACCTATTCGATTAAAGTTTTTAGGGTTACATTTAATACGAGTTATGTCATTTCTGAAATTATTTATACCAAAAATTTCATCCATTAAAATTTTAACATAGTGTCCTATCTTATAGTCAATATGTAAGTAAATAGATCCCTGTTCAGAGAGTAAATCCCTTAAAAGAATTAGTCTTTTTTTTATAAAATCAAGAAAGTCATCACCTAATAGTTTATCTGAATAAGCAATGTTCCCTTTTCTAGAATTACTAATTGTAGAGGCTCTCCCTTCTGTAATCATAAAATTACTACCTGTCGCAAAGGGAGGATCAATGTAAACGAGGTCTACTTTCCCTTTCAATTTCCTATCTTCTAGTAGATAATGAAGTCCATTTATATTATTTCCTTTGATGAGTAAATTTTTCATTTGTTATATTTGATATAAAAATTCTCTAAGTACTAATGCGCTTAAAATATTCTCATTTTTATAGGTCTCTGTGATAGCCTTATACATTTTGTTTCTTCCTTTTATAAATAAAACACCGTCTAATATAGCAATTTTTATAGCATTCACATCTTTCGTTTGAATAGTCTGAATAGCATCATTAAATTGAGCATTTTGATGACCGCCAAAATCTGTTAAAAACTTGGCTTCTCCTATTACATATTTTTTATTAAAACGTCCTACAAAATCTAATCCTTTATTATGATTATACCCCAAATATTCTCTGGCAAATTTCATCATTCCCGCATCACCTGCATCAAGAATTGCATCATCTTCATTATCCATAAAATCACATAGTTTAACAGGCTCTATTCCAAGTGATTTGTTTCTTAACCAATTCCTAAACATAGGTCCAATTTGCCTATTAGTTTCTTTAGGTTCACTACATCTCTCGAATATTTTGTCTATTCCCATCTCATATAAACGCCCACATATTCGATTAACTGTTCGTGGATTTCTTGTAATTGCCGTTTTATCTCTTTTCAAATATGCTATATAACTATCCTTAATAGGGAAAAGGTCAAGTTTTAACAATTCTGTAATCAAGGTAGCGTTATCTTTTTTATCAAAAGCCTCTTCTATATCCTTCCAAAGGATTTCATTTATACCTCTAATTCCATCAGGAATTGTTGGGTAGACTTGAAATAAATCATCTAAATATGATCTTTGATTTGCATATTCAATACTAAGTTTTGTCCAGTGATTCATGATTTTACTATAAAAATTCATTTACAAAAGTACAAAACTTATAATTAATTTTAAAATACATTTGGTTGGATTTTGTCCAACTCTGAATATCTCTATAGTCATTAGCAGGATTTAGAATGAATTTTAGTCCCCCAAAACCTGAATATTGTTTTAAGATTTCTTTTTCAGCATTAGTAGCAAGTCGCTTTTCTTGGTCTAATTGAAAAGCAACTTGTAAGGCTTGAATGTTTTGTTCTAAATGTAGTTTCTTATTGAACGCCATTTTCCTCAATCCATATTTGAATTTGTCCTGTCAATTCTGTGTAAAGTTGATCGTATTCGGGACTGTCCTCAAAATCTTTGTGTATTGTAAATCGTCAGCAAAAAGTTTACCAGTTTAGGTTAAAAATAGTATAGTTAAAAAAAGAAAAAACTAACTTTACAAAAACCACTTAGAACATGGTAAAAAAACAAACAAAAAGCGAAAAGCTTATTAAAGAAGTTCGCCGTAATACACGCCAAGTGTACAATGCAGAACAAAAGATTTTAATCGTCATGGAAGGCTTACGTGCAGAGCTCAGTGTAGCAGAGCTGTGCAGAAAATATGGCATCAGCGAAGCTACTTATTACAAATGGAGTAAAGAGTTCATTGAAGCAGGAAAGAAACGTCTTTCGGGTAACGAAACAAGAGAAGCTACCAGTGAGCAAGTCAAAGATTTACGCAGAGAAAATACCGTATTGAAGGAGTCTTTGGCCGATTTGGTTATTCGTTATGACATTGTAAAAAAAAGCTTAAATCTGTTGGATTAACCCCTCAATTTAAAAAATATATGAGACTAACGGCAGAAGAAAAAGCAGAGATTATAGAGGTGGTAAAAAACTCTGAATTAGGCGTTAATAGGACTTTAAAGCAATTAGGCATTCACAAAAGAACCTTTTATAATTGGTATCACGCCTACAGCCAAAATGGTATTGATGGCCTTAAAGCGAAACGTAATCAAAAGCAACAATGGAATAGCATTCCCGATAGAATCAAACAAATGGTCGTTGAGATTGCCTTGCAATATCCCCAGGAAACACCAAGGCTCATTGCCACAAGGTTCATTGATGAACAAGGCGTTTTCATATCAGAATCATCCGTTTATCGCATTTTGAAAAAACAGGGATTATTGGCCGATACACCGCATAGGTTCTTGGCGGCAGCAGATCAGTTTCATTCCAAAACCAATTTCGTGCATCAAATGTGGCAAACGGATTTTACTTATTTCAAAATTATCGGTTGGGGATGGTATTATTTATCCACCGTCATTGATGACTACAGCCGATATATCGTTCATTGGGAACTATGTCCTAGTATGACTGCACAAGACGTCAAAAGAACCATTGATAACGCCATCAGTAAAGCCAAAATAAAAAATAGAAGGCAACCGCCAGTGTTGCTCTCCGACAATGGACCTTGTTATATTGCTAAGGAGCTCAAAGATTACTTAATGAACACTTATGGAATTAGACACATACATGGAAAACCATTGCATCCGCAAACACAAGGGAAAATCGAGCGGTATCATCGTTCCATGAAAAATGTAGTCAAATTACACCATTATTATGCTCCCGAGCAACTCGAAAGGGCTATTGATAAATTTGTGCAATATTACAACTCGCAAAGATATCACGAAGCTTTAAATAATTTAACCCCTGAAGATGTATACCTAGGTAGACAAGACCAAATCTTAAAACTAAGAAAACAAGTGAAAATAAATACTTTAAATCAAAGAAAATTAAATTATTGTTTTGGACTTATTTAATTGTTTACTATATTAGCCTCAGTAAACTTTAGTTTGACGACGTACACTCAAAATCTTTGTGTATGTTGTAGTCTTCAAAAACTTCTACACAGTACGGAAACATTTTTAAAGCAAATGAGCGTAATTCATTGTCTGGTATTTCTCTATCAAACTCATTACTTACTACGCTATATACCATATCAAAAGGGGAAAAGTACAAACCTTCAAATAAGATTTCATTTGCGATTCGACGACATTCTAGCACATCATTTCCCGCTTCAAACGCATTTTGATATGCCTGTGCAGCTAAATCCC
This Ornithobacterium rhinotracheale DNA region includes the following protein-coding sequences:
- a CDS encoding aminotransferase class I/II-fold pyridoxal phosphate-dependent enzyme; protein product: MELYDVLSQVDFITGTFSKTLANIGGFFVSNNPDIVSYLRYQSRQYAFSASAPASVIGVKKALDLIDEEPHWRNKIWENINYLKKGFETLGLNIGTTESAIIPVKIGNVEKNSLVGKMLLENGIYTNPIMYPAVSLKDSRIRMSVLATHTFEHLDKVLNTFEHIDKKIKISK
- a CDS encoding TetR/AcrR family transcriptional regulator gives rise to the protein MEKKNQEKRKRYSGSIRDKARTQKNLIEAVGKVLESQGYTGLKSAKNIADVAGVDKRLIWTYFNGVENLVEEYIKKNEFWKEGLSNELLNRLLTKAEDLDNEKMIFLLKSHFEKFRDDTALQKIITWEISEENEMLRKVADRREQLGEQLFSLIDEKFAKSNIDIRGVVALLLGGTYYLNLHAKANGSLFCGIDLNTEEGKNSILNAIEFTVNSSFDKLK
- a CDS encoding helicase-related protein codes for the protein MFNTRHDRVAGLGNMQGSQKAINLLFAIRTIQKRSGKDLGATFLSGTTISNSLTELYLLFKYLRPKALEKQGITCFDAWAAIYARKTTDYEFSVANNIVQKERFRYFIKVPELAQFYSEITDYRTAKDIGIDRPEKNEILYNIPPTPEQEVFIEKLMKFAQNGDASLLGREPLSQREEKAKMLIATDYARKMSLDMRLVDSKYDDHPDNKASHCAKKIYEYYEKYKAQKGTQFVFSDLGTYKPNEWNPYSEIKRKLVEDYGIPPQEIRFIQEAKNDKLRKKLIADTNEGKIRVLFGSTDMLGTGVNAQKRAVAVHHLDTPWRPSDLQQRDGRAIRKGNEVAKYFAGNKVDVIIYAVEKSLDSYKFNLLFNKQLFIDQLKSNKLGKRTIDEGSMDEQSGMNFSEYVAILSGNTDLLDKAKVEKKITALESERQAFMRNKSSSRFKLETLVENKEAAENRLMRLKTDWDNFNARAKKLPNGDFVNALQLDGISQGASLEQLGEKLTAYAKKARTKGDYEELGNIYGFQVLVKTELTIKEGVDIRQNRFFVKGEGGIRYTHNNGKLAQDPKLAAMSFIKALEKIPNLINDNEKELKKITEDLPILQQVVNSKWSKEKELSELKNELISIERKIHLSIGENTDKSLDESQEAPKIKDETVQPPKKEITPLGRKFKM
- a CDS encoding site-specific DNA-methyltransferase, producing MKNLLIKGNNINGLHYLLEDRKLKGKVDLVYIDPPFATGSNFMITEGRASTISNSRKGNIAYSDKLLGDDFLDFIKKRLILLRDLLSEQGSIYLHIDYKIGHYVKILMDEIFGINNFRNDITRIKCNPKNFNRIGYGNMKDLILFYSKSDKPIWNEPREKYTDKDLEKLFPKKNEQGRRYTTVPIHAPGETEKGKSNQLFKGIMPPKGRHWRTDIETLEEWDKEGLIEWSRTGNPRKIIFADEREGKRVQDIWEYKDPQYPTYPTEKNLDLLDLIVRTSSQKGSIVLDCFCGSGTTLKAAHNNGRYWIGIDESEHAINATMDKIETINIDLFIPKPSYEFIDLKNKSKSSFL
- a CDS encoding restriction endonuclease, whose translation is MNHWTKLSIEYANQRSYLDDLFQVYPTIPDGIRGINEILWKDIEEAFDKKDNATLITELLKLDLFPIKDSYIAYLKRDKTAITRNPRTVNRICGRLYEMGIDKIFERCSEPKETNRQIGPMFRNWLRNKSLGIEPVKLCDFMDNEDDAILDAGDAGMMKFAREYLGYNHNKGLDFVGRFNKKYVIGEAKFLTDFGGHQNAQFNDAIQTIQTKDVNAIKIAILDGVLFIKGRNKMYKAITETYKNENILSALVLREFLYQI
- a CDS encoding DUF1896 family protein yields the protein MHKDFEDSPEYDQLYTELTGQIQIWIEENGVQ
- a CDS encoding DUF1896 family protein, producing the protein MATQEKEISYYELRLKELLNTSFPNLASDEEFIQARGDLAAQAYQNAFEAGNDVLECRRIANEILFEGLYFSPFDMVYSVVSNEFDREIPDNELRSFALKMFPYCVEVFEDYNIHKDFECTSSN